The Cyprinus carpio isolate SPL01 chromosome A5, ASM1834038v1, whole genome shotgun sequence genome has a segment encoding these proteins:
- the unga gene encoding uracil DNA glycosylase a isoform X2, translated as MIGQKSITSFFSPMSNKRALDEIVICPGDAGDHGKKQKLETLSPEQLQRISRNKAAALERLAGNQALPSGCGESWRAALGAELGKPYFRSLMSFVAEERQKHTIYPPENEVFTWTQACDIKDVKVVILGQDPYHGPNQAHGLCFSVQRPVPPPPSLVNIFKELASDIEGFEHPGHGDLSGWAKQGVLLLNAVLTVRAQQANSHKDRGWETFTDAVIHWLSTNMQALVFILWGSYAQKKGAAIDKERHHVLQAVHPSPLSAHRGFFGCKHFSKTNELLRKSGKKPIDWKAL; from the exons ATGATTGGACAGAAAAGTATCACGTCATTTTTTTCGCCCATGTCCAACAAGAGAGCTCTGGACGAGATAGTTATCTGTCCAGGGGATGCAGGAGATCAT GGCAAGAAACAGAAGTTGGAGACGCTGAGTCCCGAGCAGCTGCAGCGGATCTCCAGGAACAAGGCGGCGGCGCTGGAGAGGCTCGCCGGGAACCAGGCACTTCCGAGCGGCTGTGGAGAGAGCTGGAGGGCGGCGCTCGGCGCGGAGCTCGGGAAGCCCTATTTTAGATCA TTAATGTCATTTGTTGCTGAGGAGAGGCAAAAACACACCATCTATCCACCTGAAAATGAAGTTTTTACCTGGACACAAGCCTGTGACATCAAAGAT GTGAAGGTTGTGATACTTGGCCAGGATCCTTATCACGGACCGAACCAGGCTCACGGGCTTTGTTTCAGCGTGCAGAGACCTGTGCCTCCTCCACCGAG CTTGGTGAACATCTTCAAAGAGCTGGCTTCAGACATCGAAGGCTTCGAGCATCCCGGTCATGGAGATCTGTCAGGATGGGCCAAGCAAG GAGTTCTGTTGCTGAACGCGGTGCTGACGGTGCGCGCTCAACAGGCCAACTCTCACAAGGACAGGGGCTGGGAGACGTTCACTGATGCTGTGATACACTGGCTCAGCACTAACATGCAGGCTCTTGTCTTCATTCTCTGGGGCTCTTATGCTCAAAAGAAGGGGGCTGCCATCGACAAG GAGCGACACCACGTTCTGCAGGCGGTGCACCCCTCGCCACTGTCTGCTCACCGCGGCTTCTTCGGATGCAAGCACTTCTCAAAGACCAATGAACTGCTGAGGAAATCAGGAAAGAAGCCCATCGACTGGAAAGCTCTGTGA
- the LOC109055937 gene encoding homeobox protein SEBOX-like codes for MALFFDQSFDLVKKISVETERDFIFNTSMVQLTDVTTKHSLSSPELERSYHAEGQRKRKRTIFSRAQLSELERAFMITPYPDITLRERLAALTLLPESKIQVWFQNRRARSMKSKKSSAAVRRSPARDVSSHSTPGATFPSTDLDLNPEQMYGVPEQRASRGLRHHQQSLRPALSPWSQNLPHPTPSTPAISPELPGGLQWGGRQSETHGASSVSSCPSDRLAHYSFQGQSSGHWQINCFSAHPEGFSGHQLKSYCPASQAIYSSMSVDQVMPTHQTSLEEALQRQALTHYPQTSLGDISDLIYKAAVVTNLEDC; via the exons ATGGCATTGTTTTTTGACCAATCGTTcgatttggttaaaaaaataagcGTGGAGACGGaaagagattttattttcaaCACAAGCATGGTCCAGCTGACAG ATGTAACAACCAAGCATTCGTTGTCTTCTCCTGAACTCGAAAGAAGTTACCATGCTGAGGGGCAAAGGAAGCGGAAGAGGACGATCTTCAGCCGCGCTCAGCTGTCAGAACTGGAGCGCGCGTTCATGATCACGCCGTATCCAGACATCACTCTGCGCGAGCGACTGGCTGCACTCACACTGCTTCCAGAAAGCAAAATTCAG GTGTGGTTCCAAAACAGACGAGCTCGCAGTATGAAAAGCAAGAAGTCGAGCGCAGCGGTCAGGAGGAGTCCAGCCAGGGATGTGAGCTCTCACTCTACACCTGGAGCGACCTTTCCATCAACCGATCTTGATTTAAATCCGGAACAAATGTATGGTGTTCCAGAACAAAGAGCCAGCAGAGGCCTGCGTCACCATCAGCAAAGCCTTAGACCAGCTCTCAGTCCCTGGTCTCAGAATCTTCCGCATCCAACGCCATCCACACCAGCCATTTCTCCAGAGCTGCCTGGAGGTCTCCAGTGGGGGGGCAGACAGTCGGAAACACATGGAGCGTCATCTGTCTCCAGCTGCCCATCCGACAGGTTGGCTCATTATTCATTCCAAGGCCAGTCGAGCGGTCACTGGCAGATCAACTGCTTTTCAGCTCACCCTGAAGGCTTCTCTGGACATCAGCTGAAATCTTACTGTCCCGCCAGTCAGGCCATATATTCTTCCATGTCTGTGGACCAAGTGATGCCTACACATCAAACCAGTTTGGAGGAAGCACTGCAAAGACAGGCTCTGACCCACTACCCTCAGACCTCGCTGGGAGACATCTCTGACCTCATTTATAAAGCAGCTGTAGTCACCAATCTGGAAGACTGCTAG
- the unga gene encoding uracil DNA glycosylase a isoform X1: MFPSIACLGFLNVQKFGLLAKRTQSSTKYTRILSQGKKQKLETLSPEQLQRISRNKAAALERLAGNQALPSGCGESWRAALGAELGKPYFRSLMSFVAEERQKHTIYPPENEVFTWTQACDIKDVKVVILGQDPYHGPNQAHGLCFSVQRPVPPPPSLVNIFKELASDIEGFEHPGHGDLSGWAKQGVLLLNAVLTVRAQQANSHKDRGWETFTDAVIHWLSTNMQALVFILWGSYAQKKGAAIDKERHHVLQAVHPSPLSAHRGFFGCKHFSKTNELLRKSGKKPIDWKAL, translated from the exons ATGTTTCCTAGCATAGCATGCCTtggttttttaaatgttcaaaagttcGGTCTTCTTGCCAAGCGAACACAGAGTTCAACCAAATACACTAGAATATTGTCTCAGGGCAAGAAACAGAAGTTGGAGACGCTGAGTCCCGAGCAGCTGCAGCGGATCTCCAGGAACAAGGCGGCGGCGCTGGAGAGGCTCGCCGGGAACCAGGCACTTCCGAGCGGCTGTGGAGAGAGCTGGAGGGCGGCGCTCGGCGCGGAGCTCGGGAAGCCCTATTTTAGATCA TTAATGTCATTTGTTGCTGAGGAGAGGCAAAAACACACCATCTATCCACCTGAAAATGAAGTTTTTACCTGGACACAAGCCTGTGACATCAAAGAT GTGAAGGTTGTGATACTTGGCCAGGATCCTTATCACGGACCGAACCAGGCTCACGGGCTTTGTTTCAGCGTGCAGAGACCTGTGCCTCCTCCACCGAG CTTGGTGAACATCTTCAAAGAGCTGGCTTCAGACATCGAAGGCTTCGAGCATCCCGGTCATGGAGATCTGTCAGGATGGGCCAAGCAAG GAGTTCTGTTGCTGAACGCGGTGCTGACGGTGCGCGCTCAACAGGCCAACTCTCACAAGGACAGGGGCTGGGAGACGTTCACTGATGCTGTGATACACTGGCTCAGCACTAACATGCAGGCTCTTGTCTTCATTCTCTGGGGCTCTTATGCTCAAAAGAAGGGGGCTGCCATCGACAAG GAGCGACACCACGTTCTGCAGGCGGTGCACCCCTCGCCACTGTCTGCTCACCGCGGCTTCTTCGGATGCAAGCACTTCTCAAAGACCAATGAACTGCTGAGGAAATCAGGAAAGAAGCCCATCGACTGGAAAGCTCTGTGA